Genomic DNA from Caldicellulosiruptor hydrothermalis 108:
CCACCAGGTATTTGATAATGAAAAGCATTTATATCAACACTTAATACTTTCGGGTCAAGAAGCCCTTTTTTTATATACTCTTCTCTGAGTACTTTAAAATATTCGCTTGCCTCGTTTATCTTTTCTAAATCAAGTTTTGGAGAATATTCTGTGTCTTCAAGTGCATATACAATTGTTTCGGTTGGCGGCTGGGAAGTGCCCAGTGCAAGCGGAGATAAAGCCGTGTCAATACCATCCACACCTGCTTCGATAGCTTTCAAATATGTCATTGACCCAAATCCTGTGGTGTAGTGTGTGTGAAGATGAATAGGAAGTTTTACCTGCTCTTTTAACGCTTTTACAAGTTTATAAGCATCAAATGGAGAGAGAAGCCCAGCCATGTCTTTTATACAAATTGAGTCTGCCCCAAGTTCTTCTATTTGTTTTGCCAAATTTACATAGTTTTCAATAGTATGATAAGGAGAGACAGTGTATGATATGGCAACCTGGGCATGTCCTTTTTCTTTTTTTGTTACTTTTAGAGCCATTTCAATATTCCGAATGTCATTGAGCGCATCAAATATTCTTATAATATCAATGCCATAGTATATAGCCTTTTTTACAAACTCTTCAACAACATCATCAGAATAATGTCTATAACCAACAAGATTTTGTCCTCGAAGAAGCATCTGGAGCTTTGTCTTTTTAAAAGCAGTTCTCAGCTTTTTTAATCTTTCCCATGGGTCTTCATTGAAAAACCTCAGACACGCATCAAATGTAGCACCGCCCCAACACTCAACCGAATAATAACCAACTTGGTCAAGCACAGGAGCAATCTCAAGCATCTGTTCAGTTGTCATGCGCGTCGCAATGAGTGACTGATGAGCATCTCTCAGTATTGTTTCTGTTATTTTTACCCCCATTATTTTTAAAACCTCCAGAAAATTTTTCTTACTCTATTTCAAACAGCAAATCTCCTTTTGCTACCTTCTGCCCTTCCTTTACATGTATTCTTTTAATTTTTCCTTTGACAGGTGCAGTTATTTCATTTTCCATTTTCATGGCTTCAAGAATTAAAACAGGTTCATTTGCATCCACAACATCGCCTTCACTTTTCAGCAGCCTTACAATAGTACCCGGAAGCTGGGCAACAACCGAATTTTTATCAGAAGAAGGTACAGGGCTTTGTTTTGTTTTATCCTCATGTCTTTCCTGTTTTGGATCAAAATGGCCAATCTTAGGCCTTGGCACAACAGGAGTAGCATTTTCAACTCCTATTTCTTCCACTTCTACAACAAATTCTTGGTCATTAATCTTTACCTTGAACTTTCTCATCACAAGTTTTACCTCCATCTATAAAACATCTGTGACTGATTGAGTATCATCTCTCTCGCACCTTTGACCCACTTGTTTTGCTGTTTTGTAATATTGGTAATTTTATAATTCTCTTTACCCATCACAATGTGCAAGCAAGCACAAATACAAGCAAGTTCTTCTTTTGTAATGGTTGAAATAGTACTGACCTGAGCATACATTTTTAAAACACTCTCCTTTTTTTACAAAAATACATTTTATAATGGAATATTGCCATGCTTTTTGGGGGGCCTTTGCTCTCTTTTTGTAATGGAAATTTTGAGCGCCTCAATGATTTTGTTGCGGGTAAGCTGCGGTTCAATTACATCGTCAACATACCCACGGGCAGCTGCAATGTATGGATTTGCAAACTTTTGAGTATACTCTTCTATCCTTCTTTTTCTTTCTTCTTCGGGATTTTGAGCGCTTTGTATCTCTTTTCTAAATATAATATTTGCTGCGCCATCCGGTCCCATAACAGCTATCTCGGCAGTTGGCCATGCAAACACAAAGTCTGCACCAATGTGTTTGCTGCTCATTGCAATGTAAGCCCCACCATATGCTTTTCTCAAAATTACATTTATTTTAGGGACTGTTGCCTCTGAGTAAGCATATAAGACCTTAGCCCCATGGCGGATTATACCATTGTGTTCTTGGTTAACCCCTGGCAAAAATCCAGGCACGTCTGTAAATGTTATTATAGGAATATTGAATGCATCGCAAAATCTAACAAATCTTGCTATCTTGTCTGACGAATCATAATCAAGCACTCCAGCGTTCACTTTGGGCTGATTTGCTACAATTCCTACGCTAAAGCCCCCTATTCTACCAAATCCTACAACAGCATTTTGAGCAAAATAAGGTTGTACCTCTAAAAATTCTTGGTTGTCTACTACTTTGTAAATTATTTCTTTTACATCATAAGCTTTGTTTGGCTCTGATGGAATTATGCCTTCAAGCTCGGGAACAAGTCTTTTTTCTGAATCAGATGACATTATAAAAGGTGGGTCTTCCATGTTATTCGAGGGTATAAATGACAATAAATACTTTATCATGTCAAGCAGGTGATACTCATCCTCTGCAATAAAATGAGCAACTCCACTCTTTGAGCTGTGGGTGTAAGCGCCACCAAGCTCTTCAAATGATATCTCCTCTCCAGTGACAGCTTTTATAACCTGAGGTCCTGTAACAAACATTTGGCTGGTTTTGTCCACCATAAAAATAAAATCCATAATAGCAGGAGAGTATACAGCTCCACCTGCACAAGGTCCCATGATAGCTGCAATTTGTGGAATTACACCTGATGCCATGGTATTTCTATAGAAGATTTCACCATACCCTGCTAATGCATCAACACCTTCTTGAATTCTTGCACCACCAGAATCATTTATACCTATCACCGGGCAACCATATTTTAATGCTAAGTCCAAAACTTTACAAATCTTCTTTGCATGCATCTCTCCAAGTGAACCGCCTATGGAAGTAAAATCTTGGGCATAAACAAATACTTTTCTGCCGTTGATTGTTCCATAACCTGTTACAACACCATCACAAGGAACAAATGTATCTTTCATATCAAATTCTTGACATCTGTGCTCAACAAACATGTCTATTTCATTGAAGCTTCCAGGGTCAAGTAAATATTCTATCCTCTCTCTACAAGTAAGTTTTTTGCTATCATGCTGTTTTTTTATTTTATCTTCTCCACCAAGCTTTAGTATTCTTTCTCTCTTTTGCTTGAGCTCTTTGAGCTTGTCTGTCATTAAAAATCCTCCTCAAAGGTGATTTATCATGTAGTATTAATATCTGGTATTAATATATTATGCTAATTTCTATTTTATAACATCCAAACATTTTTAGCAAGAAAAAATTGAAAAAATAAAATGAGGGTGTGGACTTTGAAAAGGTACTATTTTGTAAGTGGTCCACACCCTGTTATTTTTAAATGCATAACTTTAAACTTTTTATTCAATCATCAATATCAGCTCTCTTACTATCTTTGCAGCAAGTAGTGCTGTTCTGTCAGAAATATCATAATATGGGGCAACTTCCACTATGTCTGCTCCTATTATATTGAGGTCTTTTAATTTAAGTAAAATGTCAAAAAAATCTGAAGATAGAATTCCACCTGGCTCAGGTGTTCCTGTACCAGGGGCAAAAGCCGGGTCAAAAACATCTATATCTATCGACAGATATACCTTCTTGCCTTTTAAATCTTTAATAACATTATTAATTTCACACTTGTCAACAAAATAAAGATTGCTATTCTTTTTTGCAAATTCAATTTCTTCTTTAGACCCCGACCTTATACCAAACTGGTATATATTCTTAAAACCTATTACCTCACCCACTCTTCTCATAACAGTGGCATGTGAAAACTTTTCACCAAGATACTCCTCTCTCATATCAGCATGAGCATCAAAGTGAAGTACATAAAACTCTTTACCGTTTGAATTTGCCGCCGCTTTTATTAGAGGAAAACTGATTAGATGTTCACCGCCCAAGAAAATAGGAACTTTTTTCTCTTCAAACAGCTTACAAGCAAATTGATATATTGTCTCAATACTTTTTTCAACATTTCCAAAAGGAAGCTCTAAATCTCCCATATCACAAAATGTCTTATCATAAAGGGTTTTGTCTTGATAGATAGAATACTCCTCCAGCTCTATTGAGACTTCTCTTATCTTTGCAGGAGCAAAACGTGAGCCTGGTTTAAAGCTCACTGTGAAATCCATAGGAATTCCTGCTAAAACTATGGTACTTGCTTGATAATTTTCTGTTGCACATAGAAAAAAAGGTTTGTAGAGATTAAAGCCCATTTATTTTTACTCCTTTTTTATTTTATAATTTCCTGGACAAAAGTTGGCAGTGCAAATAGAGCTTTGTGCAACTCTGGATTGTAATATTTTGTATCAATTCTTTTTATCTTTGAAATATCTACCTCAAGCGGGTCATATTTTTTAGAACCAAGAGTAAAACTCCAAAGCCCGCTTGGATATGTTGGAATAAATCCAAGATAAAGTCTTGTTATTGGGAAAATAGACTTCACTGCATGAAATACATTCTTTATCAAGTCCTGGTCATAAAAAGGCGACTCGGTCTGTGCAACAAAAAGTCCATCCTCTTTCAAGCATTCAAATACTGCCTTATAAAAACTATCTTGAAAAAGCCCCACTGCTGGTCCAACAGGATCTGTTGAATCCACAATTATAACATCAAACATGTTTTTGTTCTCGGATACAAATTTTATTCCGTCGGTTATAATGACCTCTGCCCTTTCATCATCCAGTGCACAGCTTATCTCAGGAAGGTATTTCTTGCTTGCTTCTATAACTTCTCTATCAATCTCGATTAAATATGCCTTTTCGACCTCGTCATGTTTGAGAATTTCTCTGATAACTCCTCCGTCTCCCCCACCTATGACAGCAACCTTTTTGGGATTTGGATGGGTGAATAAAGGAACATGAGAAATTAACTCATGGTAACAAAACTCATCTGCAATTGTTGTCTGAACAGCACCGTCCAGTACAAGCATCCTACCAAACTGTTTTGTTTCAAGTATTGCCAAGTCTTGATATTGAGTCTTTGCCGTATAAATGGTCTTTGTTATCTTGCATGTAAATCCCAAGTCAGGAGTCTGTTGCTCGGTAAACCAAAGTTCCATCTCAACCAATTTCTATTTACCTCCTTGCCGAAAACTTTAAACAACAGTGAATATATTACAATATCCGACAAATAAATTCAAGTTATTAATTTTTCCGACCTAACATATCTATAAAATTTAAAAAGTTATTTCTTTCAATAACTTTTGAAAATGAGATGTGTTCAGATAAAACATTCAGTACAGAAACCACAAAAAACACAGTCCATATCAAAAACGAATTGTAACTTGCAGAAAAGTTATTTGTCAAAATGAGAAAGAAGAGATACCCAATCGCGTTAGAACCAGCGTCTCCAAGCATATAAAATTCCCTCAAATCACCCACAAAAAACGGAATAGTTAGAGTCAAAAGCACAACTGCTGTACTGTCAAGATGCATAAAAAAACTAAGTACCACAACGAATATCCATAGCACCTTTATGCATCTTCCAGGTCGAAGGTCAAATAGGTTAAATAGGTTAACACACAGCGAACCCAAAACAGCATAAAAAAGTGACTGCACTACTATTTTGTGCAAAATCATACTTGAGATAAAAATCACAGCTGGCACTGACACCATCTTTAACAGTCCAGTTGAAAATTCACCATTTTTTATAAATCTTATAACATGTCCTTTAAAACCTTTGCTTTTATTGTCACCAAAAATGTCGTCCAACAAACCTATAAAGGATATACACCACATCGAAATAGCCACAACTAACCATTTTGCATTTGAAGTACGAAAAAATATCTGTAAAAAGTATATTACCCAGCTAAGCGACAAAACAATCCCCATACAACACGGAATTTTTTTACCTCTAAAATTCTCTTTCAACAAAAGATTGTATTTTTTTAGATAAAAAGTGGAAAAAATTAGCACTCCTATTTCGAATCCACAAAAAATTAAATAATCCTTTACCAGATTTTTCACGCCCTCCATTTGGTAATAAAGACCCAAAATATATCCTTCATCTGTCGAATTTTATGTAATAAATCTTTCAAACTCTTTCCTTTTTCGTCGTGCGAAAAATCAAACTCAACCTCTTTTATTTCACAACCCATCTTAATAAAATCAATTAACATTGAAATGTCTACTCCATATCTATCAGGAATGTGTTTAATATCTTTTAAAACAGAAAATGGAATTATCCTCTGACCACTGAGACAATGCTCAACCTCTTTTCTGGTATAAATTCTCACTACAAACTTAGCAAACTTTTTCACAACTCCAAAACCCTTTTTTCTCACTTTTATAGGATAACCAATTACCACTTGTTTATCGTTTAGAATAAAAACTTTCTCGCAAAATGCTTGCAGCTCTTCTTTTTTTGTCTTCAGATCACCATCTAAAAGTA
This window encodes:
- a CDS encoding oxaloacetate decarboxylase subunit alpha, coding for MGVKITETILRDAHQSLIATRMTTEQMLEIAPVLDQVGYYSVECWGGATFDACLRFFNEDPWERLKKLRTAFKKTKLQMLLRGQNLVGYRHYSDDVVEEFVKKAIYYGIDIIRIFDALNDIRNIEMALKVTKKEKGHAQVAISYTVSPYHTIENYVNLAKQIEELGADSICIKDMAGLLSPFDAYKLVKALKEQVKLPIHLHTHYTTGFGSMTYLKAIEAGVDGIDTALSPLALGTSQPPTETIVYALEDTEYSPKLDLEKINEASEYFKVLREEYIKKGLLDPKVLSVDINAFHYQIPGGMLSNLISQLKEQGQEDKLDEVLKEVPEVRKDFGYPPLVTPTSQIVGTQAVLNVVAGERYKLVTKETKAYFKGEYGKPPAPVNEEVKRKILKDEKEITCRPADLISPELENAKEKIKEYIENDTDVVTYCLFPQLAENFFKLRFAKKYKVDADLVQGNKVYPV
- a CDS encoding acetyl-CoA carboxylase biotin carboxyl carrier protein subunit — protein: MRKFKVKINDQEFVVEVEEIGVENATPVVPRPKIGHFDPKQERHEDKTKQSPVPSSDKNSVVAQLPGTIVRLLKSEGDVVDANEPVLILEAMKMENEITAPVKGKIKRIHVKEGQKVAKGDLLFEIE
- a CDS encoding acyl-CoA carboxylase subunit beta; protein product: MTDKLKELKQKRERILKLGGEDKIKKQHDSKKLTCRERIEYLLDPGSFNEIDMFVEHRCQEFDMKDTFVPCDGVVTGYGTINGRKVFVYAQDFTSIGGSLGEMHAKKICKVLDLALKYGCPVIGINDSGGARIQEGVDALAGYGEIFYRNTMASGVIPQIAAIMGPCAGGAVYSPAIMDFIFMVDKTSQMFVTGPQVIKAVTGEEISFEELGGAYTHSSKSGVAHFIAEDEYHLLDMIKYLLSFIPSNNMEDPPFIMSSDSEKRLVPELEGIIPSEPNKAYDVKEIIYKVVDNQEFLEVQPYFAQNAVVGFGRIGGFSVGIVANQPKVNAGVLDYDSSDKIARFVRFCDAFNIPIITFTDVPGFLPGVNQEHNGIIRHGAKVLYAYSEATVPKINVILRKAYGGAYIAMSSKHIGADFVFAWPTAEIAVMGPDGAANIIFRKEIQSAQNPEEERKRRIEEYTQKFANPYIAAARGYVDDVIEPQLTRNKIIEALKISITKREQRPPKKHGNIPL
- the speB gene encoding agmatinase is translated as MGFNLYKPFFLCATENYQASTIVLAGIPMDFTVSFKPGSRFAPAKIREVSIELEEYSIYQDKTLYDKTFCDMGDLELPFGNVEKSIETIYQFACKLFEEKKVPIFLGGEHLISFPLIKAAANSNGKEFYVLHFDAHADMREEYLGEKFSHATVMRRVGEVIGFKNIYQFGIRSGSKEEIEFAKKNSNLYFVDKCEINNVIKDLKGKKVYLSIDIDVFDPAFAPGTGTPEPGGILSSDFFDILLKLKDLNIIGADIVEVAPYYDISDRTALLAAKIVRELILMIE
- the speE gene encoding polyamine aminopropyltransferase, whose protein sequence is MELWFTEQQTPDLGFTCKITKTIYTAKTQYQDLAILETKQFGRMLVLDGAVQTTIADEFCYHELISHVPLFTHPNPKKVAVIGGGDGGVIREILKHDEVEKAYLIEIDREVIEASKKYLPEISCALDDERAEVIITDGIKFVSENKNMFDVIIVDSTDPVGPAVGLFQDSFYKAVFECLKEDGLFVAQTESPFYDQDLIKNVFHAVKSIFPITRLYLGFIPTYPSGLWSFTLGSKKYDPLEVDISKIKRIDTKYYNPELHKALFALPTFVQEIIK
- a CDS encoding glycosyltransferase family 2 protein, which encodes MNIVVVIPVYNPPQSFEKLLLDLSNIEFIKNILVIDDGSKKKILLNCDKCTILRHDKNRGKGTALKTAFEYLKDKTFDKIILLDGDLKTKKEELQAFCEKVFILNDKQVVIGYPIKVRKKGFGVVKKFAKFVVRIYTRKEVEHCLSGQRIIPFSVLKDIKHIPDRYGVDISMLIDFIKMGCEIKEVEFDFSHDEKGKSLKDLLHKIRQMKDIFWVFITKWRA